One candidate division KSB1 bacterium DNA window includes the following coding sequences:
- a CDS encoding lasso peptide biosynthesis B2 protein, whose amino-acid sequence MVRFRNITRVLQLLSSKKYIGAPLSKHEIYKLVSYVDFILNLINPILKKTCLKRSLVLYRFLRYYNSSVDFKIGVQNKQANILGHSWLILNGKIFADTENKVKDFKLIYNYTNYSY is encoded by the coding sequence ATGGTGCGATTTCGGAATATAACCCGGGTATTACAGCTCTTAAGCTCAAAAAAGTATATCGGTGCCCCACTTTCCAAACATGAAATTTACAAATTAGTCTCCTATGTTGATTTCATCTTAAATCTAATTAATCCTATATTAAAAAAGACTTGTTTAAAAAGGTCTTTAGTACTCTACCGTTTCTTACGATACTATAATAGTTCAGTAGATTTTAAAATTGGAGTTCAGAATAAGCAAGCCAATATATTAGGTCACAGTTGGTTAATATTAAATGGCAAGATTTTTGCGGATACAGAAAATAAAGTGAAAGATTTCAAGTTAATTTACAATTACACGAATTACTCATACTAA